One part of the Paenibacillus thermoaerophilus genome encodes these proteins:
- a CDS encoding 5'-nucleotidase C-terminal domain-containing protein, with translation MKRSSRRRRFLALLPAVAMTVAASLPAAAAELSDREQSAVKTITVFHVNDMHSRVEETADHIGYAKLSAIVKKYRMDHPGTLLLDAGDTFHGQTIANLVKGESVLRVMNEIGFDAMAPGNHDFNYGTDRLVELAEAAEFPVLSANTRKSDGTRLLEPYTIRELEGLRIGIFGLTTPETAYKTHPNNVQGIEFADPVAEAKKVVAELKDKTDVIIALAHLGVDSSSTDTSIKVAEAVPEIDVIVDGHSHTKLDSGMRVGDVLIAQTGEYGKNIGKIELTVREGIVMDKKASLLSRAEAESVQPDAEVTAIVDAVKKEQEKELSQAVGSTGVRLDGERETVRKGESNLGNLIADAMLEETGADIAITNGGGIRASIEPGPVTKGQIVSVLPFGNYIQTKKVKGSAILEALELGVSSYPEPLGGFPHLGGMTVKFDPSRPKGERIVAAHVRGLPLEPDREYVLATNDFMAAGGDQYTMWKDAPLLNDYSSLEESVIAYLQRHGTVSPTVENRIEVVPPSVPAAQPEPQPAVYTVQPGDYLTKIAKKYNTTWRKIWELNPSIRNPNLIYPGQQLILPSE, from the coding sequence ATGAAGCGCAGCAGCAGAAGGCGCAGGTTTCTTGCTCTGCTTCCCGCGGTCGCGATGACCGTGGCGGCAAGCCTGCCTGCAGCGGCCGCAGAGCTGTCCGACCGCGAACAGAGCGCGGTCAAAACAATAACGGTGTTCCATGTCAACGACATGCATTCGCGGGTAGAGGAGACGGCGGATCACATCGGATACGCCAAGCTGTCGGCGATCGTGAAGAAGTACCGCATGGACCACCCGGGTACGCTGCTGCTGGATGCCGGAGATACATTTCACGGCCAGACCATCGCGAATTTGGTTAAAGGCGAGAGCGTCCTGCGCGTGATGAACGAGATCGGATTCGATGCGATGGCCCCCGGAAACCACGATTTCAACTACGGAACCGACCGGCTCGTCGAGCTGGCCGAAGCGGCCGAGTTCCCCGTGCTTAGCGCCAATACGAGAAAAAGTGACGGTACGCGTCTGCTGGAGCCTTATACCATCCGCGAGTTGGAAGGTCTCAGGATCGGCATTTTCGGGTTGACGACTCCGGAGACGGCGTATAAGACGCATCCAAACAATGTCCAAGGGATCGAGTTCGCCGATCCGGTCGCGGAGGCGAAGAAAGTCGTCGCCGAACTGAAAGACAAGACCGATGTAATCATCGCTCTCGCGCACCTGGGCGTCGATTCGTCGAGCACGGATACCAGCATCAAGGTTGCGGAAGCCGTTCCGGAGATCGACGTCATCGTCGACGGCCACAGCCATACGAAGCTGGATTCCGGCATGCGGGTGGGAGACGTGCTGATCGCTCAAACGGGAGAGTACGGCAAGAACATCGGCAAAATCGAGCTAACCGTTCGGGAAGGCATCGTCATGGACAAAAAAGCGAGTCTCCTGTCGCGCGCCGAGGCGGAATCTGTTCAGCCTGACGCCGAAGTGACGGCTATCGTCGACGCGGTGAAGAAGGAGCAGGAGAAAGAGCTGTCGCAGGCGGTCGGATCGACCGGCGTGAGGCTTGACGGCGAACGGGAAACCGTGCGCAAGGGTGAATCCAACCTCGGCAACCTGATCGCGGACGCCATGCTGGAGGAGACCGGAGCCGACATCGCGATCACGAACGGCGGGGGCATACGCGCTTCCATCGAGCCGGGACCGGTGACGAAGGGCCAAATCGTGTCGGTATTGCCGTTCGGGAACTACATTCAAACCAAGAAGGTGAAAGGTTCGGCGATTCTCGAAGCGTTGGAGCTGGGCGTGTCGTCGTACCCGGAACCGCTTGGCGGCTTTCCCCACCTCGGCGGCATGACGGTGAAGTTCGATCCGTCCAGACCGAAGGGCGAGAGAATCGTCGCCGCCCATGTCAGAGGCTTGCCGCTTGAACCGGACCGGGAGTATGTTCTGGCGACCAACGATTTTATGGCGGCCGGCGGCGACCAATACACGATGTGGAAGGACGCTCCGCTGCTGAATGATTACTCGTCGCTTGAGGAATCGGTCATCGCTTATCTGCAGCGTCACGGCACCGTGAGTCCGACCGTCGAGAACCGGATCGAGGTTGTTCCTCCATCCGTTCCCGCTGCCCAACCGGAGCCGCAGCCCGCCGTGTACACGGTTCAACCGGGCGATTATTTGACGAAGATCGCCAAGAAGTATAACACGACTTGGCGCAAAATCTGGGAGCTGAACCCGTCCATCCGCAACCCGAATCTGATTTATCCGGGGCAGCAGCTCATTTTGCCCTCGGAATGA
- a CDS encoding MFS transporter has protein sequence MPNWKLNLSVLWLGQFLVMSGMTMVVPFLSLYLQELGMNPETDNITFWAGIIFAGNFVTSFLFQPIWGSLADRHGRKIMLLRSGFGMAIIVLLMGFAQEAWHLLVLRILNGVVSGFVPASVSLMSTIAPRDKMGFALGTLQSGGVAGTILGPLFGGLLAESFGYRPIFYLTGGLLFIASTLAWVVVTEKFDKEKAMSKPKVSVWSGFRQVMSIPAMPALLTATFLIQFAMLSTMPILPLFVQMLHGKAEHLAFLAGFVGSIAGFSNMIASPLLGRLGDRIGSNRVLGFALAGAALASIPQAFVTEIWQLVLCRFALGMFMGGLIPSVNTLVRRFTPDGLEGRAYSFNTSALALGNMLGPTIGGSLAGWIGIRGVFVMGGVMLAANSAWVWRQLVWKRPSAAKGEG, from the coding sequence ATGCCGAATTGGAAACTGAATCTTTCCGTACTCTGGTTGGGACAATTTCTGGTCATGTCGGGCATGACGATGGTTGTCCCCTTTCTGTCGCTGTATTTGCAGGAATTGGGCATGAATCCGGAAACGGACAACATCACCTTTTGGGCGGGCATTATTTTCGCGGGTAATTTCGTCACATCGTTTCTGTTTCAGCCAATCTGGGGTTCGCTCGCCGACCGGCACGGCCGCAAAATCATGCTGCTGCGCTCCGGTTTCGGCATGGCGATCATCGTGCTCCTGATGGGCTTCGCGCAGGAAGCCTGGCATCTGCTGGTGCTCCGCATCCTGAACGGCGTCGTGTCCGGCTTTGTGCCGGCATCGGTGTCGCTGATGTCGACGATCGCGCCCCGGGACAAGATGGGCTTCGCTCTCGGCACGCTGCAATCCGGCGGGGTGGCGGGCACGATCCTCGGCCCGTTGTTCGGCGGCCTGCTGGCCGAATCGTTCGGCTATCGGCCGATCTTTTACTTGACGGGCGGTCTGCTGTTTATCGCTTCGACGCTGGCTTGGGTGGTCGTCACGGAAAAGTTCGACAAGGAAAAAGCGATGAGCAAACCAAAGGTATCCGTCTGGTCCGGCTTCCGTCAGGTGATGTCGATCCCGGCCATGCCCGCGCTGCTTACGGCTACGTTCCTGATCCAGTTCGCGATGCTGAGCACCATGCCGATCTTGCCTCTGTTCGTGCAGATGCTGCACGGCAAAGCGGAGCACCTCGCATTTCTGGCGGGATTCGTGGGGTCGATCGCGGGGTTCTCGAACATGATCGCGTCCCCGCTGCTCGGAAGGCTCGGGGACCGGATCGGCTCGAACCGCGTGCTCGGGTTCGCCTTGGCCGGCGCGGCGCTTGCCTCGATCCCGCAGGCGTTCGTTACGGAGATCTGGCAGCTTGTCTTGTGCCGGTTCGCGTTGGGCATGTTCATGGGCGGGCTTATTCCGTCCGTCAATACGCTTGTCCGCCGCTTTACGCCCGACGGGCTGGAAGGACGCGCGTACAGCTTCAACACCAGCGCCCTGGCGCTCGGCAATATGCTGGGTCCGACGATCGGCGGCAGCTTGGCGGGATGGATCGGCATTCGAGGGGTATTCGTCATGGGAGGCGTCATGCTGGCGGCAAACTCGGCATGGGTATGGCGCCAGCTCGTCTGGAAACGTCCGTCGGCGGCCAAAGGAGAAGGCTGA
- a CDS encoding O-methyltransferase, whose product MHPDQIMTPEAYIESLYPPDPVLERVKKGIRDNGMPEISIEPGYGRLLTLLVRLMRARSVLEIGALGGYSGICLARGLPEDGRLVSLEINPEYAEIARRHLTEAGYGERVEYRIGDAAESLRQLRRENARFDLILIDADKLNYPRYLEEAIALGGPGALIVADNPFLRGRTLDPNRQGDAVVSIREFNRRLAADPRLESTILPGYDGLCLARVRDDAVLPE is encoded by the coding sequence ATGCACCCCGATCAAATCATGACGCCCGAAGCGTATATCGAGAGCTTGTATCCCCCCGATCCCGTGCTGGAACGCGTAAAAAAGGGCATCAGGGACAACGGTATGCCGGAGATTTCCATCGAGCCCGGCTACGGCCGGCTGCTCACGCTGCTCGTGCGTCTGATGCGGGCCCGCAGCGTGCTGGAGATCGGCGCGTTGGGCGGATACAGCGGAATCTGCCTCGCCCGGGGACTGCCGGAGGACGGACGGCTCGTCTCCCTGGAGATCAATCCGGAATATGCGGAGATTGCCCGCCGTCATCTGACGGAAGCGGGTTACGGCGAACGGGTGGAGTACCGGATCGGGGATGCGGCGGAATCGCTGCGGCAGCTCCGGCGGGAGAACGCCCGGTTCGATCTGATCCTGATCGACGCGGACAAGCTGAATTATCCCCGCTATCTGGAGGAAGCGATCGCGCTGGGAGGACCGGGCGCTTTGATCGTCGCGGATAATCCGTTTTTGCGGGGCAGGACGCTCGATCCGAACCGGCAGGGCGATGCCGTCGTCAGCATACGCGAATTCAACCGGAGGCTGGCGGCCGATCCCCGGCTGGAGAGCACGATCCTGCCGGGCTACGACGGTTTGTGCCTGGCGCGGGTTCGCGACGATGCCGTTCTCCCGGAATAA
- a CDS encoding ABC transporter ATP-binding protein translates to MRLEGNGLAYRHGRGPWLFRGASLSVGEGELVGLSGPSGCGKTTLARLLAGFERPLEGRVTIGGRPIPDRGYCPVQLVLQHPEQAVNPRWRIKRTLTEGWRPGPDMLDALGIQPGWLERWPSELSGGELQRICIARALGPDTRFLISDEMTTMLDAITQAQIWNAVLDIAGKRGLGVLVVSHDAGLLSRVCDRVVRWEELAAPSSSPQAQGGINRASLETERP, encoded by the coding sequence ATGCGACTTGAAGGAAACGGATTGGCTTACCGGCACGGACGCGGACCGTGGTTGTTCAGGGGGGCGAGTCTGTCAGTCGGCGAGGGCGAGCTCGTCGGCTTGTCGGGGCCGAGCGGCTGCGGCAAGACGACGCTCGCGCGGCTGCTGGCCGGATTCGAACGGCCGCTGGAAGGCCGCGTGACGATCGGCGGACGGCCGATTCCCGATCGCGGGTATTGTCCCGTCCAACTGGTGCTGCAGCACCCGGAGCAGGCGGTGAATCCCCGCTGGCGCATCAAACGGACGCTGACGGAAGGCTGGCGCCCCGGGCCGGACATGCTGGACGCGCTGGGCATTCAGCCCGGCTGGCTGGAGCGGTGGCCCTCCGAGCTGTCCGGCGGCGAGCTGCAGCGGATCTGCATTGCCCGGGCTTTGGGGCCCGATACCCGGTTTTTGATCTCCGACGAGATGACGACGATGCTGGACGCGATCACGCAGGCCCAGATTTGGAACGCGGTGCTGGACATCGCCGGGAAGCGGGGGTTGGGCGTGCTTGTCGTCAGCCACGACGCCGGCTTGCTCTCCCGCGTATGCGACCGGGTCGTCCGATGGGAGGAGCTGGCCGCTCCCTCGTCAAGTCCGCAAGCGCAGGGCGGGATAAACCGCGCTTCTCTCGAAACGGAACGTCCGTAA
- a CDS encoding ABC transporter ATP-binding protein: MALLEIRGLTVAFAQYAGGWRRRTIQAVRDIELDVEAGEIVAVVGSSGSGKSLLAHAILGILPPNASMTGSVRYDGEPLTPERLDKLRGRELALIPQSVAYLDPLMRVGEQVRHSAAGGDPAESQRRAFRRLGLPEEAARRYPFQLSGGMARRVLVSTAVVSGARLIVADEPTPGLHEDVVRETLGQFRELADSGCGVLLITHDIASALTVADRVAVLYAGTTVEIADAGDFAGEGDALRHPYARALWRALPQNAFEPIPGHQPSPDRLPPGCLFAPRCALATAACEQARPEMRQLRGGKARCIHAT, from the coding sequence ATGGCGCTGTTGGAGATTCGCGGTTTGACGGTCGCGTTCGCCCAATACGCCGGCGGATGGCGCCGGAGGACGATCCAGGCGGTGAGAGACATTGAGCTGGACGTCGAAGCGGGCGAGATCGTGGCCGTCGTCGGTTCCAGCGGTTCCGGCAAAAGTCTGCTGGCTCATGCTATCCTCGGCATCCTGCCCCCGAACGCCTCCATGACGGGAAGCGTCCGGTACGACGGCGAGCCTCTGACGCCCGAGCGGTTGGACAAGCTGAGAGGACGGGAGCTGGCGCTGATTCCGCAGTCCGTCGCCTATCTCGATCCGCTGATGCGGGTCGGCGAACAGGTGCGGCATTCGGCCGCCGGCGGCGATCCGGCGGAATCCCAACGCCGGGCTTTCCGGCGGCTCGGCTTGCCGGAGGAAGCGGCCCGGCGGTATCCGTTCCAGCTCTCCGGCGGCATGGCGCGGCGCGTCCTCGTCTCGACGGCCGTCGTCAGCGGGGCGCGCCTCATCGTAGCGGACGAGCCTACGCCCGGGCTGCACGAAGACGTCGTCCGGGAGACGCTCGGCCAATTCCGGGAGCTGGCCGACTCGGGATGCGGCGTCCTGCTGATCACACACGACATCGCCTCTGCGTTAACCGTCGCGGATCGCGTCGCCGTCTTGTACGCGGGCACGACGGTCGAGATCGCCGATGCGGGCGACTTCGCCGGCGAAGGGGACGCGCTGCGTCATCCGTACGCCCGCGCATTATGGCGGGCGCTGCCGCAAAACGCGTTCGAGCCGATCCCGGGCCATCAGCCGTCCCCGGATCGCCTGCCGCCGGGATGCCTGTTCGCGCCGAGATGCGCTCTCGCGACGGCCGCATGCGAGCAGGCCAGACCGGAGATGCGGCAACTGCGCGGCGGAAAGGCAAGGTGCATCCATGCGACTTGA
- a CDS encoding ABC transporter permease, with translation MRWNRRQWTSVWTAATAAALVCILLGGWLLGEESLSTRLDMRNLPPSWSQPFGTDWLGRDMFVRTVKGLALSIKVGAIAAAASGAIALTLALIAASAGRAGDRIVTWLVDLFMSVPHLVTLILIAFVTGGGLRGVVIGIALTHWPSLTRVIRAELLQIRSSDYVKVSRRLGRSGWWIATRHLLPHLVPQLLVGVLLLFPHAILHEAAITFIGLGLSPHEPAIGIILSESMRHLSAGMWWLALFPGICLVLVVRAFDRVGNGLKEWFDPKRSQW, from the coding sequence ATGAGGTGGAACCGGAGGCAATGGACGTCCGTCTGGACGGCTGCGACTGCGGCCGCGCTCGTCTGCATACTGCTCGGGGGCTGGCTGCTGGGCGAGGAGTCGCTGTCCACCCGACTGGACATGCGTAATCTGCCGCCTTCGTGGTCGCAACCGTTCGGCACCGATTGGCTCGGACGGGATATGTTCGTGAGGACGGTCAAGGGGCTCGCGCTCAGCATCAAGGTCGGGGCCATAGCGGCGGCCGCGAGCGGCGCGATCGCGCTGACGCTGGCCTTGATCGCCGCTTCGGCGGGGCGCGCGGGCGACCGGATCGTTACGTGGCTGGTGGACCTGTTTATGAGCGTGCCCCATCTGGTGACGCTGATCCTCATCGCCTTCGTGACGGGAGGCGGCTTGCGTGGGGTCGTGATCGGCATCGCGCTGACGCATTGGCCGAGTCTCACCCGCGTGATCCGGGCGGAGCTGCTGCAGATCCGCTCGTCGGATTACGTGAAGGTGTCCCGCCGGCTGGGCCGGTCGGGCTGGTGGATCGCGACGCGCCACCTGCTGCCGCATCTTGTGCCGCAACTGCTCGTCGGCGTGCTGCTGCTGTTCCCCCACGCCATCCTGCACGAAGCGGCGATCACGTTTATCGGCTTGGGCCTGTCGCCGCACGAACCGGCGATCGGTATTATTTTATCGGAATCGATGAGGCATCTGTCCGCCGGCATGTGGTGGCTGGCCTTATTCCCGGGGATATGTCTGGTTCTGGTGGTCCGCGCGTTCGACCGGGTCGGCAACGGCCTGAAGGAATGGTTCGACCCGAAGCGGTCGCAGTGGTAA
- a CDS encoding ABC transporter permease: MIGRLLKAAAWRAVRLILLLVAVSVVSFALVSHSPVDPIQAYVGADVMRVGPEQRAQIAEYWGLDRPPAERFLQWAGALLRGDLGASMIYRMPVAEVIGERFANSLALMSAAWLLSGLIGFAAGSLAAMKEGTWIDRLIRWYCYVLASTPTFWMGLLLVIVFAVWLGWFPVALGVPAGVMAGQVSWWDHVRHMILPALTLGIVGISGIALHTRQKLLDVLSSEYVLFARARGERGWTLFRRHGLRNVALPAITLQFASFSELFGGAVLAEQVFSYPGLGQATVEAGLRGDIPLLLAIVLFSAIFVFIGNAIGDLLYRLIDPRTREGGRSA, from the coding sequence ATGATCGGTCGACTCTTGAAGGCGGCGGCATGGAGAGCCGTCCGGCTGATTCTGCTGCTGGTTGCCGTCAGCGTCGTCTCCTTCGCGCTGGTGAGCCATTCTCCCGTCGATCCGATTCAGGCGTACGTCGGCGCGGACGTCATGCGCGTCGGTCCGGAGCAGCGGGCACAGATCGCGGAATACTGGGGGCTGGACCGCCCTCCGGCGGAGCGGTTTCTCCAGTGGGCGGGAGCGCTGCTGCGGGGCGATCTGGGCGCTTCGATGATCTATCGGATGCCGGTGGCCGAGGTGATCGGCGAGCGCTTCGCGAATTCGCTGGCCCTGATGAGCGCCGCCTGGCTGCTGTCGGGCCTTATCGGGTTCGCAGCCGGATCGCTGGCGGCGATGAAGGAAGGGACCTGGATCGACCGGCTGATCCGGTGGTACTGCTACGTGCTCGCGTCGACCCCGACGTTCTGGATGGGGCTGCTGCTCGTGATCGTGTTCGCCGTTTGGCTCGGCTGGTTTCCTGTCGCCCTCGGCGTGCCCGCGGGCGTCATGGCCGGGCAAGTATCGTGGTGGGATCATGTCCGGCATATGATCCTGCCCGCACTGACGCTCGGCATCGTCGGCATCTCGGGTATCGCCCTGCATACCCGGCAGAAGCTGCTCGATGTCCTGTCCAGCGAATACGTGCTGTTCGCGAGAGCCAGAGGAGAACGGGGCTGGACGCTGTTCCGCCGGCACGGCCTCCGCAATGTGGCCCTGCCGGCGATTACGCTGCAGTTCGCGTCGTTCAGCGAGCTGTTCGGAGGCGCCGTGCTCGCCGAACAGGTATTTTCCTATCCCGGACTCGGCCAGGCGACGGTAGAAGCGGGGCTGCGGGGCGACATCCCCTTGTTGCTGGCGATCGTGCTGTTCAGCGCGATATTCGTCTTTATCGGCAACGCGATTGGGGATCTCCTCTACCGGCTGATCGACCCCCGGACGAGGGAAGGGGGTAGGTCCGCATGA
- a CDS encoding ABC transporter substrate-binding protein: protein MFRRKFKRLAAAGLAAALLLTGCTSGKEKQAGADDELVLAVGSEPEAGFDPTTGWGRYGSPLFQSTLLQRDDQLRIGYDLATSYELSEDGLVWTVTLRQDAKFTDGHPVTAEDVKFTFETAAASGSVLDLSNLESVRTDGDYKVIFTLKEPQSTFIGHLVTLGIVPKHAYSKDYAQRPIGSGPYKLVQWDKDQQAIAQINEDYYGAKPSFSKLTFLFLSEDAAFAAAKAGNVDVAYIPATLSKQKVDGMRVEAARTVDNRGIMFPYVKSGQRTEQGYPIGNDVTADPAIRQAINVAIDRQALVDGVLEGHGTPAYTVNDKLPWWNEQSVVKDADPARAKAILADAGWSDRDGDGILEKGETKARFTLLYPSGDSVRQSLSLAVADMIKPIGIQIDVQGKSWDELEKLMHSNAVLFGWGSHDPLEMYSLYSSKYRGVGYYNPGYYSNPVVDEWMDKALKARTEQEALDYWKKAQWDGKTGVAAQGDAPWAWLVNIDHVYLVRDDLDIGQQRIHPHGHGWPVTDNIEQWKRKS from the coding sequence ATGTTCAGACGGAAGTTCAAACGGCTGGCCGCAGCGGGATTGGCCGCCGCGCTGCTGTTAACGGGCTGCACGTCCGGCAAGGAAAAACAGGCGGGCGCTGACGACGAGCTCGTGCTGGCCGTCGGTTCGGAGCCGGAAGCGGGATTCGACCCGACGACCGGCTGGGGACGTTACGGCTCGCCGCTGTTCCAAAGCACGCTGCTCCAACGGGACGACCAGCTCCGGATCGGCTACGATCTGGCGACGAGCTATGAGCTGTCCGAAGACGGCCTGGTGTGGACCGTCACGCTGCGGCAGGACGCCAAGTTCACCGACGGCCATCCGGTGACGGCCGAAGACGTGAAATTCACGTTCGAAACGGCGGCCGCGAGCGGGTCCGTGCTCGATCTGTCCAATCTCGAAAGCGTCCGGACGGACGGCGACTACAAAGTCATTTTCACGCTCAAGGAGCCGCAATCGACCTTTATCGGCCATCTGGTGACGCTGGGAATCGTGCCGAAGCACGCTTATTCGAAGGATTACGCGCAGCGGCCGATCGGTTCCGGCCCCTATAAGCTGGTGCAGTGGGACAAAGACCAGCAGGCGATCGCCCAGATCAACGAAGATTATTACGGAGCGAAGCCGTCCTTCAGCAAGCTGACGTTCCTGTTCCTGAGCGAGGATGCCGCATTCGCCGCCGCCAAAGCGGGCAACGTCGATGTGGCGTACATACCCGCGACGCTCAGCAAGCAGAAGGTCGACGGCATGCGTGTCGAAGCCGCGCGGACGGTCGACAACCGCGGTATCATGTTCCCGTACGTGAAATCGGGACAACGGACGGAGCAGGGATACCCAATCGGCAACGATGTCACGGCCGATCCCGCCATCCGTCAGGCGATTAATGTCGCGATCGACCGCCAGGCGCTTGTCGACGGCGTATTGGAAGGGCATGGCACGCCGGCTTACACCGTCAACGACAAGCTGCCTTGGTGGAACGAACAATCCGTCGTGAAGGACGCCGATCCGGCCCGAGCTAAAGCCATTCTGGCCGATGCCGGCTGGAGCGACCGGGACGGTGACGGCATCCTGGAGAAAGGGGAGACGAAGGCGCGCTTCACGCTGCTCTACCCGTCGGGTGACTCGGTTCGTCAATCGCTGTCTCTGGCCGTCGCCGACATGATCAAGCCGATCGGCATCCAGATCGACGTGCAAGGGAAAAGCTGGGACGAGCTCGAAAAGCTGATGCATTCGAACGCCGTCCTGTTCGGATGGGGCAGCCACGATCCTCTGGAAATGTACAGCCTGTACAGCAGCAAATACCGTGGAGTCGGCTACTACAATCCCGGCTATTACAGCAATCCGGTTGTGGACGAATGGATGGACAAGGCGCTGAAGGCGCGGACCGAGCAGGAAGCGCTGGACTATTGGAAAAAGGCGCAGTGGGACGGCAAGACGGGAGTGGCCGCGCAAGGGGACGCGCCGTGGGCATGGCTCGTGAACATCGACCATGTGTATCTGGTCCGAGACGATCTCGATATCGGCCAGCAGCGCATCCATCCGCACGGCCACGGCTGGCCGGTCACGGACAATATCGAGCAATGGAAGCGAAAGTCTTGA
- a CDS encoding (Fe-S)-binding protein, with protein MTALDKAKIQAEFKARMDEDELLNCMRCGFCLPSCPTYVQSGNREAYSPRGRIALMKAVADGRIEPDEDIERTLNECLGCRACEPVCPSGVRYGHLLEEARDIINRNKKYSLPARAVRSLVFKHLFPHPKRMRRMTALLGVYQRTGLARLVRKTKLLNLLPQPLAAMERALPQAPTLREMSRPHAPVRARGTARATVGFFSGCLMDTMFRETNIATMKLLEKAGCNIVVPGTQNCCGALHGHAGEKSGAVELAKRNIEAFESADVDYIVTNAGGCGAYLADYGHLLRDDPAWAGRAASFSAKIKDISAILFELGFHESGLRLPPQVVTYQDSCHLRNVQRTSEQPRKLLRAIEGVDYREMEQADRCCGSAGIYNLVHADLSMKFLDDKMARVRETQATTIVTANPGCLLQMKLGVEREGLSGRVRVVHIADFLLEAMDNRQDASGSGGV; from the coding sequence GTGACGGCGTTGGACAAGGCGAAGATCCAGGCGGAATTCAAAGCCCGGATGGACGAGGACGAGCTGCTGAACTGCATGCGGTGCGGGTTTTGCCTGCCTTCCTGCCCGACCTATGTGCAGTCCGGCAACAGGGAGGCGTACTCGCCTCGCGGACGGATCGCGCTGATGAAGGCGGTCGCGGACGGACGGATCGAGCCGGACGAGGATATCGAGCGGACGCTGAACGAATGTCTCGGCTGCCGGGCGTGCGAGCCGGTCTGCCCGTCCGGCGTCCGTTACGGCCATCTGCTGGAGGAAGCCCGCGACATCATCAACCGCAACAAGAAATATTCGCTCCCGGCGAGAGCCGTGCGCAGCCTCGTGTTCAAGCACCTGTTCCCGCATCCGAAGCGCATGCGGCGGATGACGGCGCTGCTCGGCGTCTATCAGCGGACGGGGCTCGCCAGGCTGGTGCGCAAGACGAAGCTGCTGAACCTGCTTCCCCAGCCGCTGGCCGCGATGGAGCGGGCGCTGCCGCAGGCGCCGACGCTGCGGGAGATGAGCCGGCCGCATGCGCCCGTGCGGGCACGGGGAACCGCCCGGGCGACCGTCGGTTTTTTCTCGGGTTGTCTGATGGACACGATGTTCCGCGAGACGAACATCGCGACAATGAAGTTGCTGGAGAAGGCCGGCTGCAACATCGTCGTGCCCGGGACGCAGAACTGCTGCGGCGCCCTTCACGGTCACGCGGGAGAGAAATCGGGCGCTGTGGAGCTGGCGAAGCGCAATATCGAAGCGTTTGAATCGGCGGACGTCGATTACATCGTCACGAACGCGGGCGGCTGCGGCGCCTACCTCGCCGATTACGGCCATCTGCTGAGAGATGATCCGGCCTGGGCCGGCCGCGCCGCGTCTTTCTCGGCCAAGATCAAGGACATCTCGGCCATTCTCTTCGAGCTGGGTTTTCACGAGTCCGGCCTTCGCCTCCCGCCGCAGGTCGTCACGTACCAGGATTCGTGCCATCTCCGCAACGTGCAGCGGACGAGCGAGCAGCCGCGCAAGCTGCTGCGCGCGATCGAGGGCGTCGACTACCGGGAGATGGAGCAGGCCGACCGCTGCTGCGGCTCGGCGGGCATCTACAATCTTGTACATGCGGACCTGTCGATGAAGTTCCTCGACGACAAGATGGCCCGCGTCCGCGAGACGCAGGCGACGACGATCGTGACCGCCAACCCCGGCTGCCTGCTGCAGATGAAGCTGGGCGTCGAGCGCGAAGGGTTGTCCGGCCGGGTCCGGGTCGTCCATATCGCCGACTTCCTGCTGGAAGCGATGGACAACCGCCAGGATGCTTCCGGCAGCGGCGGTGTCTAA